Below is a genomic region from Algiphilus sp..
TCTCGCCGCGCTGAGCAGCGACGAGACCGCTGCATACATCGCGCACCGGTTGCGGGTAGTTGGTGGGGAACCGGATCTCTTCGATGCGCGCTCGGTGCGCACCATCTACCGGTACTCCGGCGGCATCCCCCGGCTCATCAACGTGATCTGCGACCGCGCCCTGCTCGCGGCCTACTCCGCAGGCAGTCGGGACGTCACCACCGACATGGTGCGCGAAGCCGCGCGCAGCACCGCGCCCCGTATGCGGGACGAGCACGGTGCGCCCGCGCGGGTCTTCCGCCGCTCGCTCCCTTGGGTGCCCGGAGTGGCGCTGGCGGGCATGCTGCTAGTGGCCTGGGTGTGGCGTGCGGCACCCGGGGACGATGCTGCGTCGCCGCCGGACATCGCCGCGGCATCGGTGCACGAGCCCGGCCCGGCCCCGCCGAAGCAGGCCTCGGCACTCGAGCGCACCACCCCGGGCTCGGCGGCGCCGCAGCTGCGCATGGCGACCGGCCTGAGCAGCCTGTCCGCGACCGGCAGCGAGCAGGGCAGCGGCACCGGTGGCGCGACACCCGTGGAGCAGGTACGCGGGGTCGGCACCAATGCCGGCTGGTTCGATGTCCTGCCGCCGCTCGGCGATCAGGTCGGCATGCTGCTCGGGATGTGGGACACGGGAATCCGCGTGCCGGCGGAGCGCCCGGTCTGCGAGGCCATCACCGACTACCGCCTGCGTTGCCTGCGCGACAAGGGTGACTGGCGCACGCTCGCGCGCTACGGCCGCCCCGCGATCCTGACGCTGATCGGCCCCGACGGCGTGCGGCGCCACGCGCTGCTGCGCAGCCTTGCGGGCCCCCGCGCCACGATCGCGACGGCCGACGGCTGGCAAGAGATCGAACGCGATGCCCTCGACCGGCTGTGGAACGGCGATTTCCTGATCGTGTGGCGCCCGGAAGGGAGCTCGGCGGTGCTCGGCCCGGGCGACAGCGGGCCCGAGGTTGCCTGGCTGCGCCGCAGCCTTGCCGATGCGACCGGCGAGCCCGTTCCGGGCGACGACCCCGCCACCTATGACGATGAACTGCAATCGCGTGTCGAGGCCTTCCAACGCGCCCAGGGCCTGACGGTGGACGGCCGGGTCGGCGAGAAGACGCGGATCGTGCTGCTGCGCGCGCTCGGCCCGGGCACCGGCCCGATGCTCGCCCGCACGGCGGAGGGCGGCTGACATGTCCCACATCCTGGATGCGCTTCGCCGTGCCGAGGATGAGCGCCGCCTCGGCCGCCCGCCCGGGCGCGGCGTGATCACCAGTCCGCTGCGGGCAAGCCGCAGGCGCACCGCGACGGCACCGCGCTGGGTGGCCATCGGCATCGCCGTGCTCGGCCTGGCCGCCCTGCTCTACGCATTCCTGCCCGAGCGCGCGAGCGACGCACCCGCCCGATCCGACTCCGCCGGAACGCCACCCGTGACCCGGCCGGCATCCACTCCCGACCCGGCACCCGTCGCTCCCGCCAGCGCCGAGGCCGAAGCCGACGCCCCGATTCCGCGTGCGCAGCTTGCCGACGGCGCCCGCCTCCGGTCGCTGGATGCGCTCTTCCCCGGGGTCGAGGGCGATCAGGGCCCGAGCGCCGCCGCCCGGCGCAGCGGTGCGGTCGCCCTCGAACCGCAGGACCTCTTCGTCGCGGGTAGCGGCACGAGCGCCCGAACCGGAGTGGACCGCGATGCCGATGCCGGCAGCGACCGCGCCACCTCGGCGGCATCCACGCCTCCGCCATCATCGGCAGAGACGGCCCCGGAGCCGATGCTGCCAGCCGCGCAGAGCGATCTCCCGGCATTCACCATCCAGGTGCACGTCTACGACGACGACCCCGAGCGCCGCTTCGTGCGCGTGGGCGGCCGCCGCTACGGCATCGGCGAGCGCCTTCCCGACGGCGGAATGATCGCGGACATCGTTCCCGACGGCCTGGTCGTGCGCTGGCGCGACCGGCTCGTCAAGCGCGCGCTGGAACGCTAGCGCAGGCCGGCGAGCGCGCGGTCGAGCCGTTCCAGACCCTCGCGCATCTCGTCGTCATCCAGCACCAGGGGCGGCGCGAAGCGCACCACGTCGCCGCCGGCCACCAGGCACCACACGCCGGCTTCGTGCCCCGCCGCGACGATATCGCGCGCGCGGCCGCGCCACGCCGGCGCAGTGACGCCGCCGAGCAGCATCCCCTGCCCGCGCACCGCCTCGAAGACGCCGTGCTGACGCCCCATGCGCGCAACCGCCTGGGCCATCGCCGCGCCCTTCTCGCCGACAGTGGCGAGGAAGCCGGGCTCGTTGACGATATCCAGCACCCGCCGCGCGACCGCGCAGCCGAGGGGATTCCCGCCGAAGGTCGTGCCGTGGCTGCCGACCGGGAGATGCTCCGCGATCGCCGCGGTGGTCAGCATGCCGCCGATGGGAAATCCGCCACCCAGCCCCTTCGCGGTGGTGAGGATGTCCGGCACCACCGGCGACTGCGTGTACGCGTAGAGACTGCCGGTGCGGCCGACGCCGCTCTGGACCTCGTCGAAGATCAGCAGCGCGTCGTGCGCTTCGCATGCGCGCCGTGCCGCAGCCAGGAACGCGGGGTCGGCCGGCACCACACCGCCCTCTCCCCGGATCGGCTCGACGATCACCGCGCAGGTCCGGTCCGAGACCGCCGCCTCCAGCGCCGCGGCATCGTTGTACGGCAGGTGCCGGATGCCGCCCGGCAGCGGTCCGAAGTGCTCCGCGTACTTCGGCTGTCCCCCCACGCTCACCGTGAACAGCGTGCGCCCGTGAAAGGAATCGCTGAAGCTGATGATCTCGTGCTTGTCGGCGCCGTGCACCATGGCCGCGCGCCGGCGCGCCAGCTTGAGCGCGGCCTCGTTGGCCTCGGCCCCGGAGTTGCAGAAGAACACGCGCTCGGCAAAGGTCGCCTGGCAGAGGGCGTCCGCGAGCGCGAGCGCCGGCACGTTGGTGACCACGTTGGAGACGTGCCAGAGCTGCTGCGCCTGCTCGTGCAGTGCCTCCACCAGCGCCGGGTGGCAGTGCCCGAGGCTGTTCACCGCGATGCCGCCACCGAAGTCGATCAGCTCCCGCCCGTCGGTGGTCCACACGCGCGCACCCCGGCCGCGCACCGGCACGAAATCGGCCGGCGCGTAGTTGGGAACCATGAGGTCGTGGTACCGCGCTGCGGTAATCGACGACGGTGCGGAGTCGGCGTGTGACATGGACGGTAACCGGAAACAAAAAAGCCGGCCCGCGGCCGGCTCTGATGATGTGGTGGAGCGGAGGAGGATCGAACTCCCGACCTTCGCATTGCGAACGCGACGCTCTCCCAGCTGAGCTACCGCCCCACGAGGCCGCGCATTTTAGCAGGCAATGCGCGAAATGCCAGGGGGGTCAGCCCGCTTCGCTGTCGTTTTTCGCGGCATCGGCCTGCGACCTGGCCTTTTCCATGAAGGGCGTGATGAGATCCATCGGCAGCGGGAAGACGATGGTCGAGTTCTTGTCGCCCGCGACATCGATGAGCGTCTGCATGTAGCGCAGCTGCAGCGCCTGCGGCTGGGACGACAGCTGCTTGGCGGCCTGACTGAGCTTCTCGGCCGCCTCCTGCTCGCCGGTGGCGTGGATGACCTTGGCGCGGCGGGAGCGCTCGGCCTCGGCCTGGCGCGCCATCGCGCGGATCATCGAGTCGTTGAGGTCGACGTGCTTGATCTCGACATTGGCGACCTTCACGCCCCAGGGCTCGGAGGCCTCGTCGAGGATCTTCTGGATGTCCTGGTTGAGCTTGTCGCGCTCGGTCAGCATCTCGTCGAGCTCGTGCTGGCCGAGCACCGAGCGCAGCGTGGTCTGCGCCAGCTGGCTGATGGCCTCGTAGTAGTTCTCGACCTGGAGCATGGCCTTCGACGAGTCCATGACGCGGAAGTAGACCACCGCGTTGACCGACACCGACACGTTGTCGCGCGAGATCACGTCCTGCGGCGGTACGTCCATGACCACGGTGCGCAGATCCACCTTGAGCATCCGCTGCAGCACCGGGATGACGATGATCAGGCCCGGGCCCTTCATCGAGGTGTAGCGTCCGAGCGTGAGGATGACGCCGCGCTCGTACTCGGCGAGCACCTTGAAGGCCGAGGCGATGATGGCCAGCAGGACGACGGCCAGGGTGAGCAAGCTCGTGAACATCGCGATCTCCTATCGGGTATCGACCGGCGCCGGGGGCGTGTCGAGGGGATGGTCGGCAGCTTCCACTTCGATCGTGAATCCGTCGTGACGGATGGCGCGCACGGTCTGTCCGGCCTGCAGCGCATCGCCGGAGCGAATCTGCCAGCGTTCGCCGTTGAGCAGCATCCAGCCGCTGCCCCCGGAGAATGAGAGCACGCTGCCGATCTGCCCGTCGACCGTGCCTTCGTCGCCGGTGGTCACGCGCGCGCGCCGCGACCGGTAGAGCAGGTAGAGGGTGATGCCCAGCAGCAGCGCCGACGCCAGCGACAGGCCGACGATGACGCCGAGATGGATGTCGTAGCCCGGCACGTCCGTATCCATCAGGAATACCGATCCCAGCACGAAGGCGGCAAGCCCGCCGAAACCGAGTATGCCGAAACTGGGCGCGAGCGCCTCCGCGATCATCAGGACGATGCCCAGCACCAGCAGACCGAGGCCGACGTAGCTCACCGGCATGAGCTGGAACGCGTACAGCGCCAGCAGCAGCGAGATCGCCCCCACCGTCCCCGGCAGGATGGCGCCGGGGCTGTAGCCCTCCAGCAGCAGCCCGTAGATGCCGATCATCATCAGCACATAGGCGATGGTGGGATTGGTGATGATCGCCAGGAATTCATAGCGCCAGCCGGGGTCGTAGCGGCGGATCTCGGCGTCCTCCAGCGTCAGCGTCCGGGTGGCGCCGCCGGCAAGCGTCACCTCGCGGCCATCGATCGCGTCGAGCAGACCGGCCAGCGTCGGGACCACGAGGTCGATGACGTTGCGCTCCAGGGCCTCGTCGGCGGAGATGCTGACGCCCTCGCGGACCGCTTGCTCGGCCCAGTCGGCATTGCGGCCACGGCGCTCGGCCA
It encodes:
- a CDS encoding nodulation protein NfeD; the protein is MKRVTAMLSVWAGLCLLALGVSGNGGTAAGDAEARAQVAVITINGPISPATADYLESAHEEALADGATAVVIALDTPGGLVTAMRDMIQLVLQSRVPVITWVSPEGARAASAGTYLLYASHVAAMAPATNVGAATPVRIGGAPSEPGPRSPGGPDEAPDEGAGDGDSGAGDDDARPTDEGGMSAGEKKAVNDAVAYIRSLAERRGRNADWAEQAVREGVSISADEALERNVIDLVVPTLAGLLDAIDGREVTLAGGATRTLTLEDAEIRRYDPGWRYEFLAIITNPTIAYVLMMIGIYGLLLEGYSPGAILPGTVGAISLLLALYAFQLMPVSYVGLGLLVLGIVLMIAEALAPSFGILGFGGLAAFVLGSVFLMDTDVPGYDIHLGVIVGLSLASALLLGITLYLLYRSRRARVTTGDEGTVDGQIGSVLSFSGGSGWMLLNGERWQIRSGDALQAGQTVRAIRHDGFTIEVEAADHPLDTPPAPVDTR
- a CDS encoding AAA family ATPase, which codes for MYTHFFRFSEPPFSITPDPAFLYLSPHHHEALAHLLYGTGESGGFVQLTGEVGTGKTTVIRTLLEQQMPEVDVALILNPRQTTTEFLQSICDELAVAYPDPGSPKQLVDALNRHLLATHAAGRRTVLIIDEAQNLSEDLLEQVRLLTNLETSKQKLLRIMLIGQPELDELLARPGLRQLAQRITARFHLAALSSDETAAYIAHRLRVVGGEPDLFDARSVRTIYRYSGGIPRLINVICDRALLAAYSAGSRDVTTDMVREAARSTAPRMRDEHGAPARVFRRSLPWVPGVALAGMLLVAWVWRAAPGDDAASPPDIAAASVHEPGPAPPKQASALERTTPGSAAPQLRMATGLSSLSATGSEQGSGTGGATPVEQVRGVGTNAGWFDVLPPLGDQVGMLLGMWDTGIRVPAERPVCEAITDYRLRCLRDKGDWRTLARYGRPAILTLIGPDGVRRHALLRSLAGPRATIATADGWQEIERDALDRLWNGDFLIVWRPEGSSAVLGPGDSGPEVAWLRRSLADATGEPVPGDDPATYDDELQSRVEAFQRAQGLTVDGRVGEKTRIVLLRALGPGTGPMLARTAEGG
- a CDS encoding general secretion pathway protein GspB, whose protein sequence is MSHILDALRRAEDERRLGRPPGRGVITSPLRASRRRTATAPRWVAIGIAVLGLAALLYAFLPERASDAPARSDSAGTPPVTRPASTPDPAPVAPASAEAEADAPIPRAQLADGARLRSLDALFPGVEGDQGPSAAARRSGAVALEPQDLFVAGSGTSARTGVDRDADAGSDRATSAASTPPPSSAETAPEPMLPAAQSDLPAFTIQVHVYDDDPERRFVRVGGRRYGIGERLPDGGMIADIVPDGLVVRWRDRLVKRALER
- a CDS encoding acetylornithine/succinyldiaminopimelate transaminase, which produces MSHADSAPSSITAARYHDLMVPNYAPADFVPVRGRGARVWTTDGRELIDFGGGIAVNSLGHCHPALVEALHEQAQQLWHVSNVVTNVPALALADALCQATFAERVFFCNSGAEANEAALKLARRRAAMVHGADKHEIISFSDSFHGRTLFTVSVGGQPKYAEHFGPLPGGIRHLPYNDAAALEAAVSDRTCAVIVEPIRGEGGVVPADPAFLAAARRACEAHDALLIFDEVQSGVGRTGSLYAYTQSPVVPDILTTAKGLGGGFPIGGMLTTAAIAEHLPVGSHGTTFGGNPLGCAVARRVLDIVNEPGFLATVGEKGAAMAQAVARMGRQHGVFEAVRGQGMLLGGVTAPAWRGRARDIVAAGHEAGVWCLVAGGDVVRFAPPLVLDDDEMREGLERLDRALAGLR
- a CDS encoding slipin family protein translates to MFTSLLTLAVVLLAIIASAFKVLAEYERGVILTLGRYTSMKGPGLIIVIPVLQRMLKVDLRTVVMDVPPQDVISRDNVSVSVNAVVYFRVMDSSKAMLQVENYYEAISQLAQTTLRSVLGQHELDEMLTERDKLNQDIQKILDEASEPWGVKVANVEIKHVDLNDSMIRAMARQAEAERSRRAKVIHATGEQEAAEKLSQAAKQLSSQPQALQLRYMQTLIDVAGDKNSTIVFPLPMDLITPFMEKARSQADAAKNDSEAG